One Gelria sp. Kuro-4 DNA segment encodes these proteins:
- the clpP gene encoding ATP-dependent Clp endopeptidase proteolytic subunit ClpP → MTTLVPMVVEQSNRGERAYDIYSRLLKDRIVFLGDAIDDAVANTVIAQLLFLEAEDPDKDIFLYINSPGGSVPAGLAIYDTMQYIRPSISTICMGLAASMGAVLLAAGAKGKRYALPNARIMIHQPLGGVQGQAADIAIHAKEILRMREVLNSILAKHTGQPLERIQRDTDRDYFMSVEEAKEYGLIDEVMVRRGVKV, encoded by the coding sequence ATGACAACCTTGGTACCGATGGTGGTGGAACAGTCCAATCGGGGTGAGCGGGCCTACGACATTTATTCCCGGTTGCTGAAGGATCGTATCGTTTTTTTGGGCGATGCCATTGACGATGCGGTGGCCAACACGGTTATCGCTCAGCTTCTCTTCCTTGAGGCGGAGGACCCGGATAAGGACATTTTTCTTTATATTAATTCCCCTGGCGGGTCGGTGCCGGCCGGCCTGGCGATTTACGATACCATGCAGTACATTCGCCCGAGCATCAGCACCATCTGCATGGGCCTGGCGGCCAGCATGGGGGCGGTGCTCCTGGCGGCCGGCGCCAAGGGCAAACGCTACGCCCTGCCCAACGCGCGCATCATGATTCACCAGCCCCTAGGCGGCGTACAGGGCCAGGCGGCGGACATCGCCATTCACGCCAAGGAAATCCTCAGGATGCGTGAAGTGCTGAACAGTATCCTGGCCAAACACACCGGGCAGCCGCTGGAGCGCATCCAGCGCGATACCGACCGCGATTACTTCATGTCCGTGGAGGAAGCCAAGGAATACGGGCTTATCGATGAGGTGATGGTGCGGCGAGGTGTCAAGGTGTAA
- the tig gene encoding trigger factor encodes MDVRLEQLEKNKVRLEVEVEKDKVNAAIAAAARSLSRRVKVPGFRPGRVPRPILEARLGKETIYDEALELLVPEAYSQAVEEQGLDPIDKPEVEVVKIEEDQPLVFKATVAVKPEVKLGGYKGLPVKKKKVEVTEEQVEAVLKDLQERHATFVASEEPAAPGDLVMVDFSATVDGKPFEGSHAENMPLVVGTPGYFPGLSQGLEGARKGETREVKVALPSDFRVAEAAGKEAAFSVTVKEVHKKKMAALDDEFAKDVSEFNTLAELKDSIRQRLTEVAERRVREDMENQAVRAAVAAAEVEVPDVLVARRAHTLLHNFAHELQHRGLTLEKYCEIKATTPEKVEEDFRPAALEQVKTELVLDAVAKAENLTVKAEKLEEALDAMAAGQKEPEKLKARWAGDGTRAALERSLRREEAVTFLVDQAQVTEVEAPQEAPGGPAAPEAAAEAGAAGVGD; translated from the coding sequence TTGGACGTCAGGCTGGAGCAGTTGGAGAAGAACAAGGTGCGCCTGGAAGTTGAAGTTGAAAAAGACAAAGTGAACGCCGCCATTGCAGCGGCGGCGCGTTCCCTGAGCCGGCGGGTGAAGGTGCCTGGCTTCCGCCCGGGGCGTGTACCGCGGCCCATTCTCGAAGCGCGGCTGGGCAAAGAGACCATTTACGACGAAGCCTTGGAGCTGCTCGTCCCGGAGGCCTACAGCCAGGCCGTGGAAGAGCAGGGATTGGACCCCATTGACAAGCCTGAGGTGGAAGTGGTTAAAATAGAGGAAGACCAGCCCCTGGTCTTTAAGGCGACCGTGGCGGTTAAGCCGGAAGTTAAGCTGGGCGGGTACAAGGGACTCCCGGTAAAGAAGAAAAAGGTGGAAGTTACCGAGGAGCAGGTGGAGGCCGTCCTTAAAGACCTGCAGGAACGACACGCCACCTTTGTCGCTTCCGAAGAGCCGGCCGCCCCGGGCGACCTGGTGATGGTGGACTTCAGTGCCACCGTGGATGGGAAGCCCTTTGAGGGGAGCCACGCTGAAAACATGCCGCTGGTGGTGGGCACGCCCGGCTACTTCCCCGGCCTGAGCCAGGGCCTGGAGGGTGCCCGCAAAGGGGAGACCCGCGAGGTGAAGGTTGCCCTGCCGTCCGACTTCCGCGTGGCGGAAGCGGCCGGGAAAGAGGCCGCCTTTAGCGTTACCGTTAAAGAGGTGCACAAGAAGAAGATGGCGGCGCTCGACGATGAGTTTGCCAAGGACGTCAGCGAGTTCAACACCCTGGCCGAGTTAAAAGACAGCATCCGCCAGCGCCTGACCGAGGTGGCCGAGCGCCGGGTGCGTGAAGATATGGAGAATCAGGCGGTGCGTGCGGCAGTCGCTGCTGCTGAGGTGGAAGTACCGGATGTCCTGGTGGCCCGGCGCGCCCACACGCTGCTGCACAACTTCGCCCACGAGCTGCAGCACCGGGGCCTCACCCTGGAGAAGTACTGCGAAATCAAAGCGACCACGCCCGAGAAGGTGGAGGAAGACTTCCGGCCGGCGGCGCTGGAGCAGGTGAAAACCGAGCTGGTGCTCGACGCCGTCGCCAAGGCGGAGAACCTGACCGTGAAAGCGGAAAAGCTGGAGGAGGCTCTGGACGCCATGGCGGCCGGCCAGAAGGAGCCGGAGAAGCTCAAGGCCCGGTGGGCGGGAGATGGTACGCGGGCGGCGTTGGAGCGCAGCCTCCGGCGCGAAGAGGCAGTGACTTTCCTGGTGGACCAAGCTCAGGTTACGGAAGTGGAGGCGCCCCAGGAGGCTCCGGGCGGGCCTGCCGCGCCGGAAGCGGCGGCGGAGGCCGGCGCAGCCGGGGTCGGCGATTAA
- a CDS encoding XTP/dITP diphosphatase, which translates to MAGVRLVLATRNAGKVAEFQTALDDLGLTILSLKDFPACPDAAEDGDTFAANALIKARAAFTCTGLPSLADDSGLEVDALGGAPGVHSHRFASPAEDDAANNAKLLALLAAVPEEQRTARFRAVLALVWGPGREITVEGTCPGRILTAARGAGGFGYDPLFYLPERGLTLAELPVAEKNAVSHRGAAVRRLRPLLADLVRKGELG; encoded by the coding sequence ATGGCCGGAGTACGCCTGGTACTGGCCACGCGCAATGCGGGCAAAGTGGCAGAGTTTCAGACGGCGCTTGACGACCTGGGCCTTACCATCCTCTCGCTTAAGGACTTCCCTGCGTGTCCAGATGCGGCGGAAGACGGCGATACCTTTGCGGCCAACGCCTTGATAAAGGCGCGGGCAGCCTTCACGTGCACCGGCCTTCCCAGCCTGGCCGATGATTCGGGCTTGGAGGTGGACGCCCTGGGCGGTGCACCGGGGGTCCACTCCCACCGCTTCGCCAGCCCGGCTGAGGACGATGCCGCCAACAATGCCAAGCTGCTCGCACTGCTTGCCGCCGTGCCGGAAGAGCAGCGCACGGCCCGCTTCCGGGCGGTGCTGGCCCTGGTGTGGGGCCCGGGGCGCGAGATCACCGTGGAGGGAACCTGCCCAGGCCGCATCCTCACGGCGGCCCGGGGAGCGGGCGGTTTCGGGTACGACCCGCTCTTTTACCTGCCGGAGCGCGGCCTTACCCTGGCGGAGCTGCCGGTGGCGGAAAAGAATGCGGTGAGCCACCGCGGGGCGGCCGTCCGGCGCCTGCGCCCGCTGCTGGCCGACCTGGTACGGAAAGGAGAACTCGGCTGA
- the leuB gene encoding 3-isopropylmalate dehydrogenase, with the protein MMQEKLSGRVWKYGDDIDTDRIIPARYLNTFQPEELARHCLEDLDPAFAGRVKRGDILVAGKNFGCGSSREHAPLALKAAGLGAVVAASFARIFYRNAINIGLPIFACPEAAEECASGDELELDPAGGTIYNKTKNVTYKAAAFPPYIQGILDAGGLPAYVRLRLAEKRKEARPPLARIAVLKGDGIGPEVVEAALLVLRQAEALAGRALFSFREYAVGGAALDREGTPLPPATLEGALASDAVLLGAVGGPRWDNEPPERRPEKGLLELRRALGVFANLRPVQVSPYLSACSPLRREVVGAGVDLLFVRELTGGAYFGAKERGEIRPGELQASDAMVYTASEIRRVARLAFQLARSRAREAGRRPRLTSVDKANVLATSRLWREVVNEVADAFPEVEVEHLYVDACAMRLVAAPQEFDTIVTENLFGDILTDLGGALTGSLGLLPSASLGEGGPGLYEPVHGSAPTLAGQDKANPVGTILAAALMLRHSLNLPAEAAAIEAAVAATLSAGIHTPDLALGAGTGTGTQAFAWAVAERLEEFWPQAGRTAQA; encoded by the coding sequence ATGATGCAGGAAAAGCTGAGCGGCCGGGTCTGGAAGTACGGCGACGACATCGACACCGACCGCATCATCCCGGCCCGTTACCTCAATACCTTTCAGCCGGAGGAACTGGCCCGGCACTGCCTGGAGGACCTGGACCCGGCCTTTGCCGGGCGGGTGAAGCGGGGCGACATTCTCGTGGCCGGCAAGAACTTCGGCTGCGGCAGTTCCCGCGAGCACGCGCCGCTGGCGCTCAAGGCAGCGGGCCTCGGTGCCGTCGTCGCGGCTTCCTTTGCCCGCATCTTCTACCGCAACGCGATCAACATCGGCCTGCCCATCTTTGCCTGTCCGGAAGCCGCCGAGGAGTGCGCAAGCGGGGACGAGCTGGAACTCGATCCTGCAGGCGGCACCATCTACAATAAAACCAAGAACGTCACCTACAAGGCGGCTGCCTTTCCGCCTTACATCCAGGGGATTCTGGACGCCGGCGGGCTGCCGGCCTACGTGCGGCTGCGCCTGGCGGAAAAAAGAAAGGAAGCGCGGCCCCCGCTGGCGCGCATTGCGGTCCTTAAGGGCGACGGCATCGGCCCCGAGGTGGTGGAGGCCGCCCTCCTGGTCCTCAGGCAGGCGGAGGCCCTGGCCGGGCGGGCGCTCTTCAGCTTCCGCGAGTACGCGGTGGGCGGGGCCGCCCTCGACCGGGAGGGTACGCCGCTGCCGCCGGCCACGCTGGAGGGTGCCCTGGCCAGCGACGCCGTGCTTCTGGGGGCGGTGGGCGGGCCGCGCTGGGACAACGAGCCGCCCGAGCGGCGCCCTGAGAAAGGGCTCCTCGAGCTGCGGCGTGCCCTCGGCGTTTTCGCCAACCTGCGCCCGGTCCAGGTGAGCCCGTACCTCAGCGCCTGCTCACCGCTCCGGCGCGAAGTGGTGGGCGCGGGGGTAGACCTTCTGTTTGTGCGCGAGCTTACCGGTGGCGCCTACTTTGGAGCCAAGGAACGCGGTGAGATCCGCCCCGGCGAACTCCAGGCCAGCGATGCGATGGTGTACACCGCCTCCGAGATCCGCCGCGTGGCGCGGCTGGCCTTCCAGCTGGCGCGCAGCCGCGCGCGGGAAGCGGGCCGCCGGCCGCGCCTTACCTCCGTGGACAAGGCCAACGTACTGGCCACCTCGCGCCTCTGGCGGGAGGTGGTGAACGAGGTGGCGGACGCCTTCCCCGAAGTGGAGGTGGAGCACCTGTATGTGGATGCCTGCGCCATGCGCCTGGTGGCGGCGCCGCAGGAGTTCGACACCATCGTCACCGAGAACCTTTTCGGCGACATCCTCACCGACCTGGGCGGGGCGCTGACCGGGTCGCTCGGGCTCTTACCCTCCGCCAGCCTGGGCGAAGGCGGCCCCGGCCTCTACGAGCCCGTGCACGGCTCGGCCCCAACCCTCGCCGGGCAGGATAAGGCCAACCCGGTGGGCACCATCCTGGCGGCCGCGCTGATGCTGCGCCACTCCCTCAACCTGCCGGCTGAGGCCGCCGCCATCGAAGCGGCCGTGGCCGCCACCCTGAGCGCAGGGATCCACACGCCGGACCTGGCCCTGGGGGCGGGTACCGGCACCGGCACCCAGGCCTTCGCCTGGGCCGTGGCCGAGCGCCTGGAGGAGTTCTGGCCGCAGGCCGGCCGCACCGCTCAGGCCTGA
- the leuC gene encoding 3-isopropylmalate dehydratase large subunit, producing MGLTITEKILAAHAGREEVRAGEIVSVKIDLALANDITGPVAIQEFYGMGAETVFDRERVVLVPDHFVPNKDIKSAEQAKALRTFARAQHLTHYFEVGEMGVEHALLPERGLALPGQVIIGADSHTCTYGGLGAFATGVGSTDLAAAWALGETWFKVPETLHFIYYGQLPPFVSAKDLILYTIGRIGVDGALYRAMEFSGEAVAQLSVEGRLTLCNMAVEAGAKNGIVAPDATTLAYVNARAAWPFKVYASDPDASYAGVYEWNVTELEPQVAVPHLPSNSKNVRELSDVTIDQVIIGSCTNGRLEDLRVAARLLAGRRVHPETRLIVIPATQAVYLAALKEGLLEVFLAAGAAVSTPTCGPCLGGYMGILAAGERCLATTNRNFVGRMGHPQSQVYLASPAVAAATAVRGRITHPAEL from the coding sequence GTGGGTCTGACGATAACAGAGAAGATCCTGGCCGCCCACGCCGGGCGGGAGGAGGTCAGGGCCGGGGAGATAGTGAGCGTCAAGATCGACCTGGCCCTGGCCAACGACATCACCGGGCCGGTGGCCATCCAGGAGTTCTACGGTATGGGGGCCGAGACGGTCTTTGACCGCGAACGGGTGGTGCTGGTTCCCGATCACTTTGTTCCCAACAAGGACATCAAATCGGCCGAACAAGCCAAAGCCCTCCGGACCTTTGCCCGCGCCCAACACCTCACTCACTACTTCGAGGTGGGGGAGATGGGGGTCGAACACGCCCTGTTGCCGGAGCGGGGCCTGGCGCTGCCCGGCCAGGTGATCATCGGGGCGGACTCCCACACCTGTACCTACGGCGGCCTGGGGGCGTTCGCCACCGGGGTCGGCAGCACCGACCTGGCGGCCGCCTGGGCGTTGGGGGAGACCTGGTTCAAGGTGCCGGAAACCCTGCACTTCATCTATTACGGACAGCTCCCTCCCTTTGTGAGCGCCAAGGACCTCATCCTTTACACCATCGGCCGGATCGGGGTGGACGGCGCCCTCTACCGGGCCATGGAGTTCAGCGGCGAGGCCGTCGCACAGCTTTCGGTGGAAGGGCGGCTCACCCTGTGCAACATGGCGGTGGAGGCCGGGGCGAAAAACGGCATCGTGGCGCCCGATGCCACCACCTTGGCGTACGTCAACGCGCGGGCCGCCTGGCCGTTTAAGGTCTACGCCAGCGACCCGGACGCCAGTTACGCCGGCGTGTACGAATGGAACGTAACGGAACTGGAACCCCAGGTGGCTGTACCCCATCTCCCTTCCAATAGTAAAAACGTGCGCGAGCTGAGCGACGTGACCATCGACCAGGTAATCATCGGCTCCTGCACCAACGGCCGTCTGGAAGACCTTAGGGTGGCGGCCCGGCTCCTGGCCGGCCGGCGCGTTCACCCGGAAACGCGGCTCATCGTCATCCCGGCCACCCAGGCCGTTTACCTGGCCGCCCTCAAGGAAGGGCTGCTTGAGGTCTTCCTGGCGGCAGGGGCGGCCGTTTCCACGCCCACCTGTGGTCCCTGCCTGGGCGGGTACATGGGTATACTGGCGGCCGGGGAGCGGTGTCTCGCCACCACCAACCGCAACTTCGTCGGCCGCATGGGCCACCCCCAGAGCCAGGTGTATCTGGCGAGCCCGGCGGTGGCGGCGGCTACCGCCGTGCGCGGGCGGATCACCCACCCGGCGGAACTGTGA
- a CDS encoding metallophosphoesterase, with protein MRIAVVSDSHGSWREAEQALAALKPLDLLLFAGDYYRDPWRWAQREKVRVAAVIGNCDWGARGPEEELLELGGTRILLTHGHRYGAKWGLERLLFRGLEAGVKAVVFGHTHVPVATYGEGGLLLFNPGSPSHPRGGNGGSIGLLEVERGLITPRLYKIDELKARRAGQSAAKIHFDDRDEMSYNI; from the coding sequence ATGCGCATTGCCGTCGTCAGCGACAGCCACGGCTCTTGGCGGGAGGCCGAACAGGCGCTGGCAGCGCTGAAACCGCTCGACCTCTTGCTTTTTGCCGGCGACTACTACCGGGACCCCTGGCGCTGGGCGCAGCGGGAAAAGGTAAGGGTGGCGGCCGTCATAGGAAATTGCGACTGGGGAGCGCGCGGCCCGGAAGAAGAGCTCCTGGAGCTCGGCGGGACGCGCATCCTCCTTACCCATGGCCACCGGTACGGGGCCAAGTGGGGATTGGAGCGCCTCCTTTTCCGCGGGCTGGAGGCGGGGGTGAAAGCCGTGGTTTTCGGCCACACCCACGTCCCTGTGGCCACGTACGGCGAGGGCGGCCTGCTGCTTTTTAACCCAGGCAGCCCCAGCCATCCGCGCGGCGGGAACGGGGGCAGCATCGGGCTGCTCGAGGTGGAGCGCGGCCTTATCACTCCCCGCCTGTACAAAATCGACGAGCTTAAAGCCCGCCGGGCGGGACAGAGCGCGGCAAAAATCCACTTTGACGACCGCGACGAAATGAGCTATAATATATAA
- a CDS encoding 2-isopropylmalate synthase has translation MADNGKPVIIFDTTLRDGEQSPGVSLTVSEKLEIARQLARLKVDVIEAGFPITSPGDFAAVQAIAAEVRGPVICALARAVRPDIERAWEAVAAAAKPRIHTFIATSPIHMKHKLRKSPGEVLKAAVAAVELARSFTPDVEFSAEDATRSDPEFLIEIFSAVIAAGATTINIPDTVGYTTPEEFYRLITYLRQKVAGADRVAFSVHCHNDLGLAVANSLAAVAAGADQIECTVNGIGERAGNASLEEVVMALRTRADQYGRPAGVHTPEICRASALVERLTGMPIQPNKAIVGANAFAHESGIHQDGVLKERTTYEIMRPEDVGLSAGRLVLGKHSGRHAFRERLAALGYNLSEAELDRAFARFKEVADRKKEIGERDLEAILQAELPAETSELVLESFQVTSGNRTVPMATVSVLLRGETRSEAATGNGPVHAVYQALNRAVGLSPELREYALKAVTAGGDALGEATVRLGWEGGIYTGRGLAPDVVEASARAYATALNKLLNARRKPGGKPAALAEGAR, from the coding sequence ATGGCGGACAACGGTAAACCCGTCATTATCTTTGACACCACGCTGCGCGACGGTGAGCAGTCGCCCGGCGTGAGCCTGACTGTCTCCGAGAAACTGGAGATCGCCCGCCAGCTGGCGCGGCTGAAAGTGGACGTGATCGAGGCCGGGTTTCCCATCACTTCACCTGGGGATTTCGCGGCCGTCCAGGCCATCGCCGCCGAGGTGAGGGGGCCGGTGATCTGCGCCCTGGCACGGGCGGTACGGCCGGACATCGAGCGGGCCTGGGAAGCCGTTGCGGCGGCCGCGAAGCCGCGAATTCACACCTTTATCGCCACCTCGCCTATTCACATGAAGCACAAGCTCCGTAAAAGCCCGGGCGAGGTGTTGAAGGCTGCGGTGGCGGCAGTGGAGCTCGCCCGGTCCTTCACGCCGGATGTGGAGTTTTCTGCCGAAGACGCTACGCGTTCGGACCCGGAGTTTCTGATCGAGATCTTCAGCGCGGTAATCGCTGCCGGGGCCACCACCATCAATATCCCGGACACCGTGGGCTACACCACGCCAGAGGAATTTTACCGCCTGATAACCTACCTGCGGCAAAAGGTGGCCGGGGCCGACCGGGTGGCCTTCAGCGTACACTGTCACAACGACCTGGGCCTGGCGGTGGCCAATTCCCTGGCAGCCGTCGCCGCCGGCGCGGACCAAATCGAGTGCACGGTGAATGGCATCGGCGAGCGGGCGGGCAACGCTTCACTCGAAGAGGTGGTCATGGCCCTCCGGACGCGGGCGGATCAGTACGGGCGTCCGGCCGGCGTTCACACCCCGGAGATCTGCCGTGCCAGTGCGCTGGTGGAACGCCTCACCGGCATGCCCATCCAGCCCAACAAGGCCATCGTGGGGGCCAATGCCTTCGCCCATGAGTCGGGGATCCACCAGGACGGTGTCCTCAAGGAGCGGACCACGTATGAAATAATGCGCCCGGAGGATGTCGGACTTTCTGCCGGGCGCCTGGTCCTGGGCAAGCACTCGGGTCGCCACGCCTTCCGGGAGCGCCTGGCAGCGCTGGGCTACAACCTGAGCGAGGCCGAACTGGACCGCGCCTTCGCCCGTTTCAAGGAGGTGGCCGACCGCAAGAAGGAGATCGGCGAGCGTGATCTCGAGGCCATCTTACAGGCCGAACTTCCGGCCGAGACAAGCGAGCTTGTCCTGGAATCGTTCCAGGTGACGAGCGGCAACCGGACGGTTCCCATGGCGACCGTAAGCGTTTTGCTGCGCGGGGAAACGCGCTCTGAGGCGGCCACCGGCAACGGCCCTGTACACGCCGTTTACCAGGCCCTTAACCGCGCGGTCGGGCTGAGCCCTGAACTCCGGGAGTACGCGCTCAAAGCGGTGACGGCGGGCGGCGATGCGCTGGGGGAGGCCACGGTCCGGCTGGGGTGGGAGGGAGGTATCTACACCGGAAGAGGCCTCGCTCCCGATGTGGTTGAGGCTTCGGCCCGGGCCTACGCCACGGCTTTAAACAAGCTCCTTAACGCTCGCCGAAAGCCGGGCGGGAAACCTGCCGCCCTGGCGGAAGGGGCCCGCTGA
- a CDS encoding alanine--glyoxylate aminotransferase family protein, producing MLPKNRLILTPGPTMIEEEVRLALARPATNPNLDPAFAAFYREVCSKIQQVWHTASDVLVLSGEGILGLEAAVASVVEPGDKVLCVTNGVFGEGFADFVRRYGGEPVLVGGDYSRPVDPAAVEAALRQNPGIKAATVVHCDTPAGLLNPVAELGPIFHRCGVISIVDAVASAPGDPVFADEWKLDIVLGGSQKCLSAPPGLTLLSVSPAAWAAMERRTSPIPGFYVNLLEWKKQWLGEGVFPYTPPESDIYGLGAALDAVLAEGPAFSERHRRIAAATRAAVRQAGLEVYPVEGAEANTVTAVVIPDGADDAALRRHLWEKYGVMIAGSWGRLAGRVWRIGHMGANARVERVLTCLLALDQACRDLGIPVRASLAAGFLAAL from the coding sequence GTGCTGCCGAAAAACCGTCTCATCCTGACCCCCGGCCCCACGATGATTGAAGAAGAAGTGCGGCTCGCGCTGGCCCGACCGGCCACCAACCCGAACCTGGACCCGGCATTTGCCGCTTTTTACCGCGAGGTCTGCAGCAAAATCCAGCAGGTCTGGCACACCGCTTCCGATGTGCTGGTGCTCTCCGGTGAAGGCATCCTGGGCCTGGAGGCCGCGGTGGCCTCCGTGGTCGAACCCGGCGACAAGGTGCTGTGCGTGACCAACGGCGTCTTCGGGGAGGGCTTCGCCGACTTTGTGCGCCGCTACGGCGGCGAGCCTGTGCTCGTGGGCGGCGATTACAGCCGGCCCGTCGACCCTGCAGCGGTGGAGGCCGCCCTCAGGCAAAACCCCGGCATCAAGGCCGCCACGGTGGTCCATTGCGACACCCCGGCCGGACTCCTTAATCCGGTGGCGGAGCTGGGGCCTATTTTTCACCGCTGCGGCGTCATCAGCATCGTGGATGCCGTGGCTTCCGCTCCCGGAGACCCCGTCTTTGCCGACGAGTGGAAGCTGGACATCGTCCTGGGTGGCTCGCAAAAGTGCCTCTCCGCCCCGCCCGGACTCACCTTGCTCTCCGTTTCCCCGGCCGCCTGGGCGGCCATGGAGCGCCGCACCAGCCCCATCCCCGGCTTTTATGTCAACCTCTTGGAATGGAAGAAGCAGTGGCTCGGTGAAGGCGTGTTCCCCTACACCCCACCGGAGTCCGACATCTATGGCCTGGGCGCCGCCTTGGATGCCGTGCTGGCCGAGGGGCCGGCCTTCAGCGAGCGGCACCGCCGCATAGCCGCCGCCACCCGCGCCGCCGTGCGCCAAGCCGGGTTGGAGGTATACCCGGTGGAAGGCGCGGAGGCCAATACCGTCACCGCCGTCGTCATCCCTGACGGGGCGGACGACGCTGCGTTGCGCCGGCACCTGTGGGAAAAGTATGGAGTCATGATTGCCGGTTCCTGGGGCCGCCTGGCCGGCCGCGTCTGGCGCATCGGCCACATGGGCGCCAACGCCCGCGTCGAGCGCGTCCTGACCTGCCTCCTCGCCCTCGACCAAGCCTGCCGGGATCTCGGCATCCCCGTCCGGGCATCCCTCGCCGCCGGCTTCCTCGCCGCCCTCTGA